The following proteins are encoded in a genomic region of Porphyrobacter sp. CACIAM 03H1:
- a CDS encoding TIR domain-containing protein: MDSADDASSGVPPLLFVSYSRGDLARTRPVIDLLEGAGYDVWWDGRLEGGENYLQTTEAALEGADAVVVLWSAASTQSHWVRDEAQRGRERGCLVPLTIDGTMAPLGFRQFQLLDISGWDGQPGSPEAARILVAVRAKAGAEQGTGQAARVPVAAAPAVPTAVPAAAQLAGGPALSRRTLMIGVAGVAGAAGLLGAWQFGIFGSPASAAISMVVLPFANETGDPAKQYFSEGLSRELRSVLARNPRLQVAAPTSSSVIQSEDDFAIGRKLGVGHILRGSVQRDTARVRVSAELVEIKGGLVRWAETYDRALEDVFAVQSEIAQTVAVSLVAEVATASEAQKAAAAQQDVGGTQNVAAYEAFLRGFALYEVSAGTDSDRAALTQFDAAIAADPDYAAAHAMRSTMLAAIANNVASGEAESAELFGEAIAAAERALQIEKRLPRGHLALGFALNNGKLSRAAATPHFRAAQELAPGDADVLRSVAGFLAYGSEVPQAEQMIAKVLALDPLNARAYRSAGYISLFARDYPSVVSRMERGLTLNPSLSSAQFGIAIARLMQNDPAGALKAAEAEAGEAYALTAIAVARHRLGDAAGSDAALSKLASAYDDSHYQQAQVHAQRGNTAEALAQLETGYAMRDPGMLWMPNDPLLDPLRGEAAFKNLLSRLGS, from the coding sequence GTGGACAGCGCAGACGACGCCTCCTCCGGTGTCCCCCCCCTGCTGTTCGTCAGCTATTCGCGCGGCGATCTCGCTCGCACCCGTCCTGTCATCGACCTGCTCGAAGGGGCGGGATACGACGTGTGGTGGGACGGACGGCTCGAGGGCGGCGAGAACTATCTCCAGACCACCGAGGCCGCGCTCGAGGGCGCGGATGCGGTGGTGGTGCTGTGGTCGGCCGCATCGACCCAGTCGCACTGGGTCCGCGACGAGGCCCAGCGCGGTCGCGAGCGCGGCTGCCTCGTGCCGCTGACGATTGACGGGACGATGGCCCCGCTCGGCTTCCGCCAGTTCCAGTTGCTCGACATCAGCGGCTGGGACGGCCAGCCCGGCAGCCCCGAGGCGGCGCGCATTCTCGTCGCGGTCAGGGCCAAGGCCGGGGCCGAACAGGGCACAGGCCAAGCGGCGCGCGTGCCGGTCGCGGCTGCCCCGGCTGTACCGACGGCGGTGCCTGCCGCCGCGCAGCTGGCGGGCGGGCCCGCGCTCTCGCGCCGCACCCTGATGATCGGCGTCGCGGGCGTGGCGGGAGCGGCGGGGCTGCTGGGCGCATGGCAGTTCGGGATTTTCGGCTCGCCAGCCTCGGCGGCGATCTCGATGGTGGTGCTGCCCTTCGCCAACGAGACCGGCGATCCGGCCAAGCAGTATTTCTCCGAGGGGCTCTCGCGCGAATTGCGCAGCGTGCTCGCCCGCAACCCGCGGCTCCAGGTCGCAGCGCCCACCTCCTCGAGCGTCATCCAGAGCGAGGACGATTTCGCCATCGGCCGCAAGCTCGGGGTCGGGCACATCCTGCGCGGCAGCGTCCAGCGCGACACCGCGCGGGTGCGGGTCAGTGCCGAACTGGTCGAGATCAAGGGCGGGCTGGTGCGCTGGGCCGAAACCTACGACCGCGCGCTCGAGGATGTCTTCGCGGTCCAGTCCGAGATCGCGCAGACCGTCGCGGTTTCGCTTGTCGCCGAGGTCGCTACTGCCAGCGAGGCGCAGAAGGCGGCGGCGGCGCAGCAGGATGTCGGCGGGACGCAGAACGTCGCCGCCTACGAGGCCTTTCTGCGCGGCTTTGCGCTCTACGAGGTCTCGGCCGGCACCGACAGCGACCGCGCGGCTCTGACGCAGTTCGACGCCGCGATCGCGGCCGACCCCGACTACGCCGCCGCCCATGCGATGCGCTCGACAATGCTGGCGGCAATCGCGAACAACGTGGCAAGCGGCGAGGCCGAATCCGCCGAGCTGTTCGGGGAAGCGATCGCGGCGGCCGAGCGCGCCCTCCAGATCGAGAAGCGCCTGCCGCGCGGGCACCTGGCGCTCGGCTTCGCGCTCAACAACGGGAAGCTGTCGCGAGCTGCGGCAACGCCCCATTTCCGCGCCGCGCAGGAGCTCGCGCCGGGCGATGCCGACGTTCTGCGCTCGGTCGCGGGCTTTCTCGCCTATGGCTCCGAGGTGCCGCAGGCCGAGCAGATGATTGCCAAGGTGCTCGCGCTCGATCCGCTCAATGCGCGCGCCTACCGTTCGGCGGGATATATTTCGCTGTTCGCGCGCGACTACCCGTCGGTCGTGTCGCGCATGGAACGCGGCCTGACGCTCAATCCGAGCCTGTCGAGCGCGCAGTTCGGCATCGCCATCGCGCGGCTGATGCAGAACGATCCCGCCGGCGCGCTCAAGGCCGCCGAGGCAGAGGCCGGAGAGGCCTATGCGCTCACCGCCATCGCGGTGGCCAGGCACCGGCTCGGCGATGCGGCAGGCTCCGATGCCGCGCTGTCGAAGCTGGCGAGCGCCTATGACGACAGCCACTACCAGCAGGCCCAGGTCCACGCCCAGCGCGGGAACACCGCAGAGGCGCTGGCGCAGCTGGAAACTGGCTATGCGATGCGCGATCCGGGGATGCTGTGGATGCCCAACGACCCGCTGCTCGATCCGCTGCGGGGCGAGGCGGCTTTCAAGAATTTGCTTTCGCGCCTCGGATCATGA
- a CDS encoding SPFH domain-containing protein, whose protein sequence is MAPEDPDGLKVIGAIVTGVAGLFILTGFYMINPNEAAAIQLFGAYKGTDRNEGLRWVLPWLTRSKIAVRANNVISEKIKVNDARGNPIEMAAQVVWRVTDTAQALYDVDDYREFVTAQIEAAVRAIGSRYPYDDIEHLEVTLRGNHEEVGAELRLALIERLQVAGITVDECGLTHLAYAPEIAGAMLRRQQAEAVIAARAKLVEGAVSMVELALTQLSEKDVVHLDDERRAAMVSNLMVVLCSERDTTPVVNAGSLY, encoded by the coding sequence ATGGCGCCCGAGGATCCCGACGGGCTCAAGGTGATCGGCGCGATCGTCACCGGCGTCGCCGGGCTGTTCATCCTCACCGGCTTCTACATGATCAACCCCAACGAGGCCGCAGCGATCCAGCTGTTCGGCGCCTACAAGGGCACAGACCGCAACGAGGGGCTGCGCTGGGTCCTGCCGTGGCTGACCCGCAGCAAGATCGCTGTGCGCGCCAACAACGTCATCTCGGAGAAGATCAAGGTCAACGACGCGCGCGGCAACCCGATCGAAATGGCCGCGCAGGTCGTGTGGCGCGTCACCGACACCGCGCAGGCGCTCTACGACGTCGACGACTACCGCGAGTTCGTCACCGCCCAGATCGAGGCGGCGGTGCGCGCAATCGGTTCGCGCTATCCCTATGACGATATCGAGCATCTCGAGGTCACCCTGCGCGGCAACCACGAGGAGGTCGGTGCGGAGCTGCGCCTCGCCCTGATCGAGCGGCTGCAGGTCGCCGGGATCACCGTCGATGAATGCGGCCTCACCCACCTCGCCTATGCCCCCGAGATCGCCGGCGCGATGCTGCGCCGCCAGCAGGCCGAGGCGGTGATCGCCGCGCGCGCCAAGCTGGTCGAGGGTGCGGTCTCGATGGTCGAACTGGCGCTGACCCAGCTCAGCGAAAAGGACGTCGTCCACCTCGACGACGAGCGGCGCGCGGCGATGGTGTCGAACCTGATGGTGGTGCTCTGTTCCGAGCGCGACACGACCCCGGTGGTCAATGCAGGATCGCTCTACTGA
- a CDS encoding toxin-antitoxin system HicB family antitoxin, translated as MSAKKAFALRLDPALHAAVQRLADAELRSVNAEIEMLLREALARRGVKVEVSKSAKRGRPAGKASEGDSDA; from the coding sequence ATGAGTGCGAAGAAGGCCTTTGCCCTGCGTCTCGATCCGGCGCTTCACGCTGCGGTCCAGCGGCTCGCCGATGCCGAGCTGCGCAGCGTGAACGCCGAGATCGAGATGCTGCTGCGCGAGGCGCTGGCGCGGCGCGGGGTGAAAGTCGAGGTCAGCAAATCCGCCAAGCGCGGGCGGCCTGCGGGCAAGGCAAGCGAGGGAGACAGCGATGCGTGA